tttaccaAACTAGTGTCAGTGTTTCTGGTTTAACATGTAATTTTTAAAAGCTGGGTAAATTTGGTCTCACTGGAAAGAACTGAAGTGAAATGAAGTaaaactgagctgaactgaatCAGAACTTGTCCATGGTGTTTCCTTAAATAAGACAAGCTGGCTcaagctgaaaataaaaatgttataaatatcCTGTAGTGTTTATTAGCCAAAACATATAACAACAAATGAACTCTGGGTCTCTGCAGTGGCGGATGGGGACTTTACCCCACTGCCATCGTGGCAACCTTTTATGCGCAATACTTTAATCATCatttagattattttaatttttcttgTGGGAAAATGAATGACTGTTTTAAATGTCGATCTTTCAAATACTTGCTagtatatttcagtctggaccaaagtgacCAGACCACCTGACTGACGGACACTGTCATCTGAGAGCTCTGTCATACTGAACCCTCCGCCTGAATTTGGAAACAGAGTTGTGGTGGATAGGATGGTTTCATAGCTGGATAGAGATTGATCTTTGTGCTCCTGTCATTTGAAACATTTGGCACCACATgccatttaaattaaatatagttCCACTCTTTAATCTCAGTGAGAAATGAGACTCACTTGTCAAAATATTTAGATTCACATTAATGTCCACTTTATTGGCCTGTCGACGGATGTAGCGACCAGCATCCTCATCAGCGATGTTGTTGATGAGCAGAGAGCAGTCAGTGTCCAGTCTGAACCTGGCAGCTCGGGCTGACTGTATCCTAACATTTGGACTGATAACGGCAATAGTTCCCCGAGACAAATCTCTGTTGTAAAGCCAGGTAACGGTGGAGCAATCACTGTCAGAGGCTGATGCACCGTCGCTGGGCAGAATGACATTGTCTCCAGGTCTTTTGAAGAGATCGATGCGTTGTCCACTGATGCCTGTTCAAAAGAAATCACACGTTTTCTAAGAAATTACGCATTACTTTTAAAACCATCTGCATTTTACATTTGCAACCACAAGGAGAGACTGTGACAACCTacaccatctagtggtgatgTTTATAGgagataattattttcatttatatctCAGTGAGTTGTGGGATTTTTggatatttatatgtataacTATATTATTCAGTGTTAAAACCAAAAGAGAGTAGAGGAATCTGCTGATCTGATGTACTGGTATGGTTATGGGTGTGCTTTTATCATTCTGTGCATTAATTGTATTAACtgtatattacattataatatcaatatctgtatatatatatttctttctatatttcttcttttgtcaacaaattattgtcagcatgagttcattcacattatcatagGCTTGGAAGACatgcaaagcaataaaacagtggtttattattaggctatttaaagtttaaatacagatggtaatatttcaaacacagataATCTACAGCTTATcccagaatgctgaaattactatattattattattattattattttgttagcccacacagtagtagcaaagtcacaataaactttatatctaaacctcggacctgtacttcagacctgtagtgaggagaatatgatccgccgtaaacacggtgcattttattttgaaaattaacccggtgttttattttgtattttgtaaacgatttcctgtcccgcacgatctgctctgtgctgactTGATGCGCCATGCTCCGACGTCCGGCAAAAacagaagctgacacattgactaaaatagagcatttttctgaaatattactcatatttaagcacgttgaataagtggacagggactagttagaccataactcacaggttcaagttgctccactgtcacgacTCATCAGTCAtccatgttctctctctctctctctctctctctctctctctctctctctctctctctctctctctctctctctctggcggctctgtgaccgagcggagcagcaggctcaacacaTACaacaagcacccctagggccctatgtgtgcacgtgcctgatATGGAGACCTGGCTGCTCTGTGAATGTGAAGTTATCCTTTAAAGGAACCACAGAGAGCAAACAGACTATTTGATGTAGTCTTTGAAAGTacatctaaatctaaatgacTTATAATTGCTGTCCTTTTTACCGTCTCACTCACACAAATATTTCtatataataaaacacttttaaatgcCAAAAGCTTATTAAAGGTGCAGCTTAAGCAGGCAAGTAGTTCCTAATAATAGCAAATTAAACACTAACGTTTATTCATTAATGACAAAAATCTACATTTAAGTAATAAAGCGTTGCCTTACCTTCAAACTGAAGCACCAAAATGAGAATGAATACCATTAGAGCCATTCTGTGTCCTTTCTCTGTCAGCAGACTGAAGTGTGCCGTTTCTCCTCTGCTACAGACTTGTTTGTGATGGCGCTGTTTCCTCTTTGTGGTTGAGTAAAAATGACAACATCAGCCAACCTGTTGTAAGTCTACCAGTGTAATGGGTTACAACACACAAATAGCTAACAATATAAtgcaatattttaaatgattgataatacatttaaaatgactgaataGACATACTCATCATATACTACTGATGTAGTTTATCCAACAAAAGATCcttcaaatatctttattctgTTCATGCACACTTTTGTTTCTCAGGTGAAAGCTTGTATCTCCAAATTTCAACATGGGTGTAAATCATCAAATCCGTTTTTctatggaaataaaatgcactttTATTCCTGTGAGGTGTTTTTGTCATGCACAGTGCAGATTAAAGGAGAAGTTGCAAAAgttgtgaaattaaatgaaaagaggaaacgCTTGTTTGGTAAGAAcacaaaaaagaataaaaagactaTCGTCTTATCAGCCATCTGTGGCTCTACTGAAATATCTTGACTTACTCATGATTTACACTCATTGATCTTATattggtcctttatgcagccttTCAGCTCatcctctgtctgaaacaagacgttttagctcctgtctctttaagagctCCCTCTCCAACGAGCtctctctgttctgattggccagctctcAGAAGCTACGCCTCCACACATGAGAGCCAGCCACAGACGCTGTGTAAACCAAACATAAAACACaggatttcactactttttttctcattctttacttgAAACATCAACTCCTCAACTAAATCAGTAGCTACATGTTGATTCGGAAATCTGATCTGAGATCTGAAAGTGAGCGgtcaacacaaacaacacatggaGAAATGTTTGGATCGACCTCAACAACAAAGGCTACGGAAGAGACGACATGTTGAAGTCCTGGCTTTGGACTTACAGGAAGCATTTCTACATATTACATTAATCTCAAGGTTTCAGCCACATTTTGAGTTTTCCAAGCACCCACACTGCAAACAATGAATAAGATGGCTTTTCTGTAAGGTTGTCTGCTTTTGATGCAGAACTGCAGGTGATGATGAAACTTCCTCTTGTGGTTGAGTTTCTGAGTAAATTTGTGAAACAGCATCAGCGATCACAAAGCCTGTTAAAATATCCAGATAATGAGTGAGATCATTCCTTTATGTTTCTGTTCTGCAGTCTTAAAGCAACAAAACAGTTTAATTTGGGGTGTTTTTCAGTCAGGGAATGCCTACATAGTAAAACAGAAAACTGGtttctgcaacaaaaaaaaaaaagaaggaagaagtagcaagaggaagaagaaagaagacgtTAAGGGCTGAGCATCATTATGAAATCACTTCTATGTTATTGTTACGAAAGACACAATGAAACAGCATTATTTAAGACATTTCACATCCTTAATTCAGTCAGGTACAgtgatagaaacacacacatatttctacCAGGGGCCTTATACAGTCAGTGTTTTATCAAGAGGCACAGTTTCACAATGTTGATGTTcaccaaaccctaaccctaacccttgcaATGTCCACCTGATGTTACCCACCCTGACCATTAATCATATTAGTGCTCTCTGAAAATCACCCAAACAGACAACACAACAGTTATGACTGATACATGTGACTGAGTGACAACAATCAAACAGCACATCTGAATACtggtttcaaaataagagtcattAAGTGAGTGAGGAAACTTCACACATTGCAAAAACTAACATATAATGCACATGACAACTCAATTCCCACACATAGGCCTATAgttgcagcatttttttttaattgtagccgcttctttctcttccttttttctttctgattttCTTTGCATGAAAGcgaccataattatcaacatcaagagagtTGGACTATTTCTGTTGagccaaccaaaaaaaaaaaaaaaacacaggaagaaaaaaaattttttttttctcccatcacaGAGGGCCCCTTTCTGATCCAGACAAGTGTACAACTATAATAGAATTACACTTATCAAAACTATATTGCATTTAATAAGCAATATTGAGTAAGGAAATTATGGCAAAAAGGCGTTACTGGACTAACTCATAACATTGTTATATGTTATCAGCGATTAAGGAGACATGCAAGTTGAAAAACTGGCTTCTGCGActataatacttaataatatacACTATGTTCTCCTTTGAGACTTCCATACCAGTgccaaatgtctgtttttgttttggcttgTGTGATTCTCCTCACTTAACCTGGAGGAAATCTACAGGAGCATCAAAGTActtatggtgcttttccactacacagttccaacACGACTCGGCTCGCCTCGGCTCGgctccaggaacgaccttttccattgcaaaaaggtacctactcaacgtgggcggggtcgtcatagcaacggctccgcaaaactgccgtgactttgttttatacgcgacacaaacacataaacaatggaggacatggaggcgatggtgtacttgctgctgtatgtggctttctgtcacacacaaagcaagaacatgGAGCCgcatggctgtaacactgttgccggtatttaaagatgccgggtttgattcttgtgtgggacggctcatgactcttccagcgacaactcttctgaccaatcagtggccggcagtctgttgacgtcacatttagtatcggctcggctcgcttggaacctcagcagagcaggtactaaaaaagtaccaggtaccaggtactattcctagtggaaacgcaaaaaaaaaacgagtcgaggtgagctggaactgtgtagtggaaaagctccatacAGTGAAAATTACTTCTGTCTGGACTTCCACCATAACCTATGAACTGTGTAACTGCATGACCTGGATCTCCCCCTTAGAGGTTTATGGGCAATCGCACAATATAGGGATCTCAGAGATATGCCTACATTATCTTTGTCCAagatcaaaataaaaccttacTAAATCCAAGCCATCCAAAGTGAGGATGTACACTGGATGAGGCCTGTATTTCTAAAATAAAGAGCACTGAAGTTACTTAGTTGTTTGTTATTCTTCATAGCCCCTCCCAGGATCCATAAGCACGTAATCTTGCAACCATCACAAAAATTGGAGATTGGTTTTCCCCTGAGTGTTTTTGTGAGTAGTGTAAGATgaatcatgtgtttgtgtgtgagaaaacATGATAACATTCAAAGATGTTGGAGTAAAATGGTTTTATTGTTGTGACTTTACACATCTTCCCTTGATTTAAACAGACACGTACATATGTCGTAATGTCGTCTGCATATAAAGTGATTCCAATATTTCTGACAGAAGACAAGTTTCTTCAACATGCCACAGTGTGTTGATGGCTTTCAAAGTAACTGAAAGTCCAACAGAAGCTGCACAGGCAAACAAAATGAGCacctttacattttttcagtAGTGGTATACACTGAGAGAGTGCACATATTAAGTACGTGCACTGCAGTTCTAGGTCAAAAGTATGTACCACAACAGTAAAAGCAGTCTGGAAAATACACAATCTGTCTTTCATTTTATAGACATCAATTTGACAAAGATGTTGTGCGTTACACTGTAATCTGTTTCACCACCTATTGAAACATCCTGCAACCAAGTTCTTTTTAGAATTTGCTTTGAATCACAATGTTAAAATCATTTCTAACCCTAAACGTCTGTTTCATGGGTACAGTAGAGACATGACAAGAAAGAATTCAAAGGGTTTTAACATGTAAAAAGTCTCTCAACGCATAACATCCTTTACTGATTTCACCTGTGAGATTCATTTTGGTCATTCTGAGGCTGAAAACAGGATAAATACAACGTAAAATATGGCTGAATAAAAACGAGATTGAAGGGATGTTTTTACCAAATGCAACAAAACTTTTAGGTCACTTTCAATAGTTTGAAAAATGTTCTTGTCAgtcttgtttcttttattaTGCACAAACATAAGAAAGTCTCACAAACAATTCAAAATATCAGTATCTTACAGAGCAAATACAAACCTTATTAATtctatttattataatttatttactgtgacaaaatattaataacttgacaagacaaaaaaatatataaattagttCTCCTTAAAAGTTACTGTaaaaaaacttttgaaaaaaagacaaagaaatgttCGAGCTGCTAATTTAGTAAAAAGCAGAAAACCGAAGAATCCAACAAACAagttttacaaatgttttcaaACGTTggacaaaacagaacaaataaaataaatatttattctaAATCTGAACAAAATGACGGAGCAGATTTATCAGTAGTTTGGAGCAACGTaataaaacaagtaaaataagCCCTTTTCACATTagaaggaaaagcacaggtgtaacaaATGACACTTTAATGGAtttcagccatcattcattttattctttatatctGTGCTTGTCCTGCTGTGACAAAAAAAGcctatattatatacagtatgtctgctGAAGTTGTGCAGCCACTGAATAAGTTATGTGTCATAACTGCACAATAATTcacttaaataaaatatgactgTCAAATGCCATTAATTTGGGAATTGCTTCTTTGATGATACGTTTTGAAATGCTGTAAACCTTTAACAAGATAAACAAGGTAAATGACACAAACTCTCAATTGTAAGAAACATAATGTTGTTAAATGGTCGTGCAAGTAGTGAAGAATGCAACTGCTGAATTGTAGAAGTACTAtttccagtaaaaaaaacagaaaaaagaattGTTCACGTGTTGTGTTGAGCCTGACAATGTGCAAAATAGATATTAGTATTTAATAATACTGAAGCAATAGTTTTTAATTCAAAGTAGTGGAAACGTTGCTATTCATTAGACACAATATATTTAGGGCttcttgtttttgcttttcatttttcacagaAATTCTGTGTTTGATTTTAGAAATGGTACCAGATAAGATTAATCTGTAAATTACTAAAgactttaaaggataattaccatcTTTTACAACATGGTctttatttctagcataaaatacgatcatttactcacccagacaactttggtgtcatttggagtagTTCAGACGAAATACtcaaattagctccagtgttgcgccgcgtatatccgtataatgcgcaGCCTCTACATAACGCATTATCGAAACTAGttaatttcaccaatatttagttatgatacgttagtgctattcccctccgagtccgtggtggcatgttatcaacatccggggtctgtaggttgacctgctAACCTCTCATAGACAACCTATGAACTACTTCGtggcagataatgcgttatatatAGGCTGTGTTTCAGTGgcccgtgtactcgcattatacggatatatgcggcgcaacactggagctaatttcgtccgaacgactccaaattaCACCATAtactagaaataaggtccaggttgtaaaaaatggTCATTATCCTTTAAGCCTAAAATGATTTGGTTATATTAGCTCATCTGTTCTGTCAGGtaaagtcaaagtcaaaagaAAGATTTAAACACACATCCAGTGTAGACAGTGTTAGGATGTGTTCACACAATACGCAAAGCAAATCTTTCATGTGATGAGATTACATACAAAATCAATGCAAAGTCGCAAATTGACGTCTATCTGCATTTTTGCCAGACGCAGACCAAGCCGTGTACAGTGTGGCTGCACCATtacacaaataaaaccaaatgttCCTGTGGTAAAAATGTGAACATACAATTAGACTTTAAAACACAACAttggaaaaaagtaaaaaagtaggCCTATACTTGTAATTACAATGGGTAAAGAAGGCTACAAACGTCAGAAATAAAATGAACGGATGGAccatgaaaatataaattagCATCTTCTTTAGtcacagagaaaatgaaacacCTTTGTGCTTTCTCCGTCTACTCTGCTTGCTTTGTTGTTCCTGTCACGCCTCCACAACGCCTCACCAACATTAGCTGGACTCATCAGTGTCATACAGTTTCTCAGTGTGTAATAATGGACAGGAgtcaacattaaa
This genomic interval from Scomber japonicus isolate fScoJap1 chromosome 17, fScoJap1.pri, whole genome shotgun sequence contains the following:
- the LOC128377501 gene encoding uncharacterized protein LOC128377501, whose product is MALMVFILILVLQFEGISGQRIDLFKRPGDNVILPSDGASASDSDCSTVTWLYNRDLSRGTIAVISPNVRIQSARAARFRLDTDCSLLINNIADEDAGRYIRRQANKVDINVNLNILTITPSPPDADPKGDGNIALRCTLLSFNFKCRPNSIRWVNETGSVLRGEGVGYKVTAQRNCTSVLTVTRQSGHNRKYTCQRIDEMDNVQIEDHYTPIFKGGISDMK